One Malus domestica chromosome 11, GDT2T_hap1 genomic region harbors:
- the LOC139189194 gene encoding uncharacterized protein has translation MANSGESSGKKKVLVQLERYRRKQVPYFEGKNLAEAYTEFNYNMRNLVRRDCSAEFESWKKVLEELKKSMLGELSFQWDVDETDEKQRIYVDGLFKQSFWQWKFDVLRARED, from the exons atggccAATTCTGGAGAAAGTTCTGGGAAAAAGAAAGTTCTTGTGCAATTAGAGAGGTATAGAAGGAAGCAAGTGCCGTACTTTGAAGGCAAAAATTTGGCTGAGGCATACACCGAATTTAACTATAATATGAGGAATTTGGTGCGGAGGGATTGTTCTGCCGAGTTTGAGTCTTGGAAAAAGGTTCTTGAGGAGTTGAAGAAGTCCATGCTGGGAGAGTTATCG TTTCAGTGGGATGTTGATGAAACCGATGagaagcaacggatttatgtggATGGGCTTTTCAAGCAGAGTTTCTGGCAGTGGAAGTTTGATGTGTTACGAGCAAGGGAGGATTGA
- the LOC139189628 gene encoding uncharacterized protein, which yields MKKAKANKINREKKTLLHHSGSSPFSYRMEVQRKEGSKFLEIDVFADVYVRPENELIESLHITTMVEKSQLVLQESASQLPSNTPIESMDPLEDAGFHIITKTLDQIFSQRPRTYCWGMGNARRRESGASSSSQSKNRVTALTQEIAGLRSEMASYKSQMSMLVQALSSSGIHLPGFSAPSPSQPFHTEQTQQ from the exons ATG AAGAAGGCGAAGGCAAATAAGATCAATCGGGAGAAGAAgactcttctccaccattcgGGTTCGAGTCCTTTCTCCTATAGGATGGAGGTGCAACGGAAG GAGGGTTCAAAATTTCTGGAGATCGACGTCTTTGCTGACGTTTATGTTCGGCCTGAGAATGAGTTGATTGAGTCCCTTCATATAA CAACTATGGTGGAGAAGAGTCAGTTAGTGCTTCAGGAGTCCGCCTCCCAGCTTCCTTCGAACACACCAATCGAGTCTATGGATCCTCTTGAGGATGCAGGGTTTCACATCATCACAAAGACGTTAGACCAAATTTTCAGTCAAAGGCCAAGGACATATTGTTGGGGGATGGGAAATGCTAGGCGACGGGAGAGTGGAGCCTCGTCATCCTCGCAATCAAAGAACCGGGTTACAGCTTTGACGCAGGAAATCGCTGGCCTGAGGAGTGAGATGGCATCATACAAGTCTCAAATGTCAATGCTTGTGCAAGCCCTTAGTTCCTCTGGAATACATCTCCCCGGTTTTTCTGCACCATCGCCCTCACAACCCTTCCACACCGAGCAAACACAGCAATAG
- the LOC103448114 gene encoding protein FAF-like, chloroplastic → MMKKTMEQEVVTEKQGIVTVLGPSDSERTKAASLRRTLSADMSSKRWLAQNGFSPMKKIASSEELCGSADMRDNSSSSSEDEDHYQDQRKAKFHTWSSIDEQAQRQKNKAEAAKQQPGQADLWSSIVCQKANEKEASKVATAAPYVHPLVKKQSSALTKKSLEVCTESLGSETGSEGFSSYPTSETSDIEVVEKDQQEDQAVVQQQEEKEKEKPQRSKAFDENEFRAVKYNSAASKKLPSARSSPPPLSSLSGCDGVSVHMRTHRDNGRLVLEAVSIPSPNNFRAERHDGRLVLTFLNATPSSCEAPKCEEVADEEDKFREEEFEENVNFEEGEEEKESEKSDGDDVDVDVDEDQDEEKESDEVEKLTSRVANVHSLALMMNKPIGLANKTHGWTNKFNEVVKYGGDEEEVEVVEPTPIAKSLPPRPGRLARLIPKPLATTKTAAAAASFNAYEYYWRTKPTTAALNPLPPPTSQSLKNNGFMSKNQLANERQQLLVLRGNKGDHLLPFSKGCKEPRRSLLFWEPYCIATS, encoded by the coding sequence ATGATGAAGAAGACTATGGAGCAAGAGGTGGTCACTGAGAAGCAAGGGATCGTCACCGTTCTCGGTCCGTCAGACTCTGAAAGAACCAAAGCCGCTTCCTTGCGGCGAACACTGTCCGCGGACATGTCGTCCAAGAGATGGCTGGCTCAAAATGGTTTCTCTCCCATGAAGAAGATTGCGTCATCCGAAGAACTCTGCGGATCCGCAGACATGCGGGACAATTCATCTTCATCGTCCGAAGACGAAGATCATTACCAAGATCAAAGGAAGGCCAAATTCCATACTTGGAGCTCAATTGATGAGCAAGCTCAAAGGCAAAAAAACAAAGCCGAAGCTGCAAAGCAGCAGCCGGGACAAGCCGATCTTTGGAGCTCGATTGTATGTCAAAAGGCCAACGAAAAAGAGGCGAGCAAAGTGGCTACTGCAGCGCCTTATGTTCATCCTCTTGTGAAGAAACAATCGAGCGCTTTGACTAAGAAGAGTCTTGAAGTTTGCACTGAAAGTCTTGGATCCGAGACTGGCTCTGAAGGGTTTTCTTCATACCCTACTTCCGAGACCAGTGACATAGAAGTAGTGGAGAAAGATCAGCAAGAAGACCAAGCCGTGGTTCagcaacaagaagaaaaagaaaaagagaaacctCAGCGGTCAAAAGCATTTGATGAGAACGAATTCCGAGCTGTCAAATACAACTCTGCTGCTAGTAAGAAATTGCCTTCAGCTCGATCTTCCCCTCCACCTCTTTCGTCTTTATCAGGATGTGATGGGGTATCTGTTCACATGAGGACTCATCGCGACAACGGGCGACTAGTCCTTGAAGCGGTGTCTATACCTTCTCCAAATAACTTCCGTGCCGAACGCCATGATGGTCGCCTTGTCCTCACATTTCTCAATGCTACTCCTAGCTCTTGCGAGGCGCCTAAGTGTGAAGAGGTTGCTGATGAAGAAGACAAATTTAGAGAGGAAGAATTCGAGGAGAATGTGAACTTTGAGGAaggagaggaggaaaaagaaagcgaaaaaagtgatggtgatgatgttgatgttgaTGTTGATGAGGATCAGGACGAGGAGAAAGAAAGTGATGAGGTTGAGAAATTGACAAGTAGAGTGGCAAATGTTCACAGTTTAGCATTAATGATGAATAAGCCGATTGGGTTAGCCAATAAGACTCATGGGTGGACTAACAAGTTCAATGAAGTAGTGAAATATGGAGGAGATGAAGAGGAGGTTGAAGTAGTGGAACCAACCCCAATTGCAAAGTCACTCCCTCCACGGCCTGGCCGCCTGGCTCGGTTGATACCTAAGCCACTGGCCACCACAAAAACAGCGGCAGCAGCAGCCTCTTTCAACGCTTACGAGTACTATTGGCGCACCAAGCCTACGACTGCCGCTCTCAACCCTCTTCCGCCACCAACGTCGCAGTCCCTAAAAAACAATGGCTTTATGTCCAAGAATCAGTTGGCAAATGAGCGGCAACAATTGCTTGTCTTGAGAGGGAACAAAGGGGATCATTTGCTCCCCTTTTCAAAGGGTTGCAAAGAGCCTAGAAGATCTCTTCTATTTTGGGAGCCTTATTGCATTGCCACCTCTTGA